A window of the Labeo rohita strain BAU-BD-2019 chromosome 1, IGBB_LRoh.1.0, whole genome shotgun sequence genome harbors these coding sequences:
- the exoc1l gene encoding exocyst complex component 1-like has protein sequence MSSLLREEMERVLFRPEGQKLEEFIEIEEQQQGRHFLCVYISKDKEALISVVLCRRVKHSRTNKLQKSGLEDSYEKTETWALEDLLILDGRDPDSDDPCFLMHFNTVRSVRAVSCAAKYTLARCLLSLSRKYHYTALKLKNYDWTYIQPTAMYSDRGDCIVLAQICFYAFNLVCLSLCPVPLA, from the exons ATGTCGTCTCTGCTGAGAGAGGAGATGGAGAGAGTCTTGTTCAGACCGGAGGGACAGAAGCTGGAGGAGTTTATAGAAATAGAGGAGCAACAGCAGGGGCGACATTTTCTCTGCGTTTATa TATCTAAGGATAAAGAAGCTCTGATCTCAGTTGTCCTGTGTCGGAGGGTTAAGCATTCACGGACCAATAAGCTGCAGAAATCTGGGCTGGAGGACAGTTATGAAAAAACAGAGACTTGGGCCCTGGAAGACCTGCTTATTCTGGATGGTAGAGATCCAGATTCT GATGATCCCTGTTTCTTGATGCATTTCAACACGGTGCGGTCCGTCAGAGCAGTGAGCTGTGCTGCAAAATACACTCTGGCCCGCTGTCTGCTGTCCCTGAGCAGGAAGTATCACTACACGGCACTAAAACTTAAGAACTATGACTGGACGTACATTCAGCCCACTGCAATGTATTCAGATCGTGGTGACTGTATTGTCCTTGCGCAGATCTGTTTCTATGCCTTTAATCTGGTGTGTCTGTCCTTATGTCCTGTGCCCCTGGCATAG
- the clrn2 gene encoding clarin-2: MPTLWKQIVFSFASILSIGSVVLLVVALSTERWITGTTLCQTGVDLVNASSPELEQFTGHIYYGLFQGGKTRRCGLGIRRSKIYIFPKLIKKINSGLHMIIIFFLFTAIGFAVVSLAFCIYNARKVPYQSIKGPFGLYIWNFIAALFSAMGFACFLAAIQCHRLTEHVANYRESLFTLVILEENLGFSFWLCVASAVTHGANILVVASSKIHLPKIQTKKPEEPTATGDDFLY, encoded by the exons ATGCCAACTCTCTGGAAACAGATCGTGTTCTCCTTCGCTTCTATACTTAGCATCGGTTCTGTGGTACTTTTGGTTGTGGCACTGTCCACCGAACGCTGGATCACCGGAACCACACTGTGTCAGACAGGAGTGGATCTGGTGAACGCGTCTAGTCCGGAGCTAGAGCAGTTCACGGGACACATTTACTACGGCCTCTTTCAGGGCGGGAAAACACGAAGATGCGGGCTCGGGATCCGCCGCTCCAAAATATACA TTTTTCCAAAGCTCATCAAAAAAATCAACAGTGGTCTTCACATGATCATTATTTTCTTCCTTTTCACTGCTATCGGCTTTGCAGTGGTCAGTTTAGCTTTCTGTATATATAATGCCAGAAAAGTTCCTTACCAATCTATTAAAGGACCTTTTGGCCTCTACATCTGGAATTTCATTGCAG CTCTGTTCAGTGCAATGGGCTTTGCATGTTTCCTTGCAGCAATCCAGTGCCATCGGCTCACAGAACATGTGGCTAACTACCGCGAGAGCCTTTTCACCCTTGTGATTCTTGAGGAGAATCTTGGTTTCTCCTTCTGGTTGTGCGTTGCCAGCGCTGTAACACACGGTGCTAACATTCTTGTAGTAGCCTCCAGTAAAATTCATCTGCCTAAAATACAGACTAAGAAACCAGAGGAACCCACAGCCACCGGAGATGACTTTCTCTACTAA